One Methylobacterium sp. 77 DNA window includes the following coding sequences:
- a CDS encoding PAS domain-containing sensor histidine kinase, whose amino-acid sequence MRVDETARLCRRVGASVVSVVVGLAASVTMASETMAASADGAATPLPIAATLGAGYAGDQSSWVIGLPPHMHNATGLAVLIGLTVFATILSLLHLRERGRWTRRERELIADLDILRGSEDRAEMLLSSERQVIVTWSGRGEPVIEGDLTLAFDGNRTKPGPAGLILAFGTWLLPADAGAIEAALEALRERGAGFRMTVRAQSGRIVDAHGQALAGRALLRLRETTEEHRELAELRQTLDEAKRGLSALASLLDAIPQPVWRRNRDGGLAWVNTAYVAAVEAGSRERAVAEGIELLDRQARDLIARGDRDRSASGGRAAQRLSAVVAGGRRILDVTETAIDSGRVGIAVDVSELESVRADLQRQMDANVRTLDQLPTAVAMFDARQRLIFHNAAYRQLWSLDQAFLDSGPLDGEILDHLRAARKLPEQADFKAWKADVLAAYRAVEASETWWHPPDGRSLRVVADPNPQGGLTYLFDDVSENVKLESRYNALMRVQAETLDTLKEPVAVFGADGRLTFANRAFATLWRLEDATLSERPRVDTVIEACRRLSPDEEPWLDIRGAITGLESRAGLTCRLEIVDGTVLDCAAQPLPEGATLLTLIDVTASVNVERALTDKNDALERASQLRDTFVHHVSYELRSPLTNIIGFTQLLGDETVGALNDRQREYSDHIMRSSGALLVMINDILDLASIDAGSLELAREVIDVRATVEAAARGLEDRLAESAIGLDLDMPADIGNFVADGKRVRQILFNLLSNAVGFSSPGQRVRVTARRTDAELTLTVRDEGRGMPEDVAARVFDRFESHTLGTRHRGVGLGLSIVRSFVELHGGRVELASRPGGGTCVTCTFPVNNPEPKRAAAE is encoded by the coding sequence ATGAGGGTCGATGAAACGGCGCGCCTTTGCAGGCGTGTCGGCGCTTCCGTCGTCTCTGTCGTGGTCGGTCTCGCGGCAAGCGTGACGATGGCGAGCGAGACCATGGCGGCCTCCGCGGACGGGGCGGCGACGCCTTTGCCGATAGCGGCGACGCTCGGTGCCGGCTATGCCGGCGACCAATCCTCGTGGGTGATCGGCCTGCCGCCGCACATGCACAACGCCACCGGCCTCGCGGTCCTCATCGGCCTCACCGTCTTCGCGACGATCCTGTCGCTGCTGCATCTACGCGAGCGGGGACGATGGACGCGGCGCGAGCGCGAACTCATCGCCGACCTCGACATCCTGCGCGGTTCCGAGGATCGGGCCGAGATGCTGCTCAGCTCCGAGCGGCAGGTCATCGTCACGTGGTCCGGGCGGGGCGAGCCGGTCATCGAGGGCGACCTGACCCTCGCCTTCGACGGCAACCGCACGAAGCCCGGTCCCGCCGGGCTCATCCTCGCCTTCGGCACCTGGCTGCTGCCGGCGGATGCCGGCGCGATCGAGGCGGCCCTGGAGGCGCTGCGCGAGCGCGGCGCCGGCTTCCGCATGACGGTGCGGGCGCAATCGGGTCGGATCGTCGACGCTCACGGGCAAGCCCTGGCCGGACGGGCCCTGCTGCGCCTGCGTGAGACCACCGAGGAACATCGCGAACTCGCCGAATTGCGTCAGACCCTCGATGAGGCCAAGCGCGGGCTGTCCGCCCTCGCGAGCCTGCTCGACGCCATTCCTCAGCCGGTCTGGCGCCGCAACCGCGATGGCGGCCTCGCCTGGGTCAACACCGCCTACGTCGCCGCCGTGGAAGCCGGCAGCCGGGAGAGGGCCGTCGCCGAAGGGATCGAACTCCTCGACCGTCAGGCGCGCGACCTCATCGCCCGCGGCGACCGGGACCGGTCCGCTTCCGGGGGCAGGGCCGCTCAACGCCTCTCGGCGGTGGTGGCCGGTGGACGGCGCATCCTCGACGTCACCGAGACCGCGATCGATTCCGGCCGCGTCGGTATCGCCGTGGACGTCTCCGAGCTGGAGAGCGTGCGCGCCGACCTTCAGCGCCAGATGGACGCCAACGTCCGTACCCTCGACCAGCTTCCCACCGCGGTGGCGATGTTCGACGCGCGCCAGCGGCTGATCTTCCACAACGCCGCCTATCGCCAGCTCTGGAGCCTCGATCAGGCCTTCCTCGATTCAGGCCCCCTCGACGGCGAGATTCTCGACCATCTGCGCGCCGCCCGGAAACTTCCCGAACAGGCCGACTTCAAGGCCTGGAAGGCCGACGTGCTCGCCGCCTACCGTGCCGTCGAGGCCAGCGAGACATGGTGGCATCCGCCGGATGGACGCTCGCTCCGCGTCGTCGCCGATCCCAACCCGCAGGGCGGTCTGACCTACCTGTTCGACGACGTCTCCGAGAACGTGAAGCTCGAATCCCGCTACAACGCGTTGATGCGGGTGCAGGCCGAGACCCTGGACACCCTCAAGGAGCCGGTGGCGGTGTTCGGCGCCGATGGCCGCCTGACCTTCGCCAACCGCGCCTTCGCCACCCTGTGGCGCCTGGAGGATGCGACCCTCAGCGAGCGTCCCCGCGTCGATACGGTGATCGAGGCCTGCCGCAGGCTCTCGCCCGACGAGGAGCCCTGGCTCGATATCCGCGGCGCCATCACCGGGCTCGAAAGTCGCGCCGGCCTGACCTGCCGCCTGGAGATCGTGGACGGGACGGTGCTCGATTGCGCGGCCCAGCCCCTGCCGGAAGGGGCGACGCTGCTCACCCTCATCGATGTCACCGCCAGCGTGAACGTGGAGCGGGCGCTGACCGACAAGAACGATGCGCTGGAGCGCGCCTCGCAGCTGCGCGACACCTTCGTCCACCACGTTTCCTACGAGCTGCGTTCGCCGCTCACCAACATCATCGGCTTCACCCAGCTCCTCGGCGACGAGACCGTGGGAGCGCTCAACGACCGCCAGCGCGAATATTCCGACCACATCATGCGCTCGTCGGGGGCGCTGCTCGTGATGATCAACGACATTCTCGATCTCGCCTCGATCGATGCCGGCTCACTCGAACTCGCCCGCGAAGTCATCGACGTGAGGGCCACGGTGGAGGCGGCCGCGCGTGGCCTCGAGGATCGCCTGGCCGAATCCGCCATCGGACTCGACCTCGACATGCCCGCCGACATCGGCAATTTCGTCGCCGACGGAAAACGCGTCCGCCAGATCCTGTTCAACCTGCTCTCCAACGCCGTCGGTTTTTCCTCTCCCGGCCAGAGGGTTCGCGTCACGGCCCGGCGGACGGATGCGGAACTGACCCTCACCGTGCGCGACGAGGGTCGCGGGATGCCGGAGGACGTCGCCGCGCGGGTGTTCGACCGCTTCGAGAGCCATACCCTCGGCACCCGCCACCGTGGCGTCGGCCTCGGCCTCTCCATCGTGCGCTCCTTCGTGGAACTCCATGGGGGCCGGGTCGAACTCGCGTCACGGCCGGGCGGTGGGACCTGCGTGACCTGCACCTTTCCCGTGAACAATCCCGAGCCGAAGCGCGCGGCGGCGGAATAG
- the tsaE gene encoding tRNA (adenosine(37)-N6)-threonylcarbamoyltransferase complex ATPase subunit type 1 TsaE, whose product MSEDGSGEPRRETKPAWAFVLPDEGATEDLGRFLAEFLIPGDIVALSGGLGGGKTTLARALIRELAGEPDLEVPSPTFTLIQPYEAKDGRQIVHADLYRLRSSDELVELGFDEMTETAITLVEWPERLGPRDGPILSVDLSLRPEFGEGARFARIDAHGEMRARMQRARALRALLDRSGWDEAERSLMQGDASSRAYERLVKPDGSKAVLMISPARADGPPVRNGKPYSAIVKLAESVHAFVGVDRGLRALGFSAPRIYGEDLDEGLLIIEDLGSEPVVDANGPRPERYAEAVRLLAKLHATELPGVLPVADGIDHVLPPYDLEALLFETELLPDWYCPSVRGASLPAAARSEFVALWAEVLRGVEPERPTWTLRDYHSPNLIWLPDREGLERIGVIDFQDAVLGHPAYDVASLLQDARVDASADFELRLLGLYVRERRNRELDFDMQSFARAYAVMAAQRATKILGIFARLDKRDGKPGYLAHLPRIEGYLARNLAHPALTRIRLWHEEHLPHLVAKMATDEGEA is encoded by the coding sequence GTGAGTGAGGACGGTTCGGGCGAGCCCCGGCGCGAGACCAAACCCGCCTGGGCCTTCGTCCTTCCCGACGAGGGCGCCACGGAGGATCTCGGCCGCTTTCTCGCCGAGTTCCTGATACCGGGCGACATCGTCGCGCTGTCCGGCGGTCTCGGCGGCGGCAAGACGACGCTCGCGCGCGCGCTGATCCGCGAACTCGCGGGCGAGCCGGATCTCGAAGTCCCGAGCCCGACCTTCACCCTGATCCAGCCCTACGAGGCCAAGGACGGTCGGCAGATCGTCCATGCCGACCTCTACCGCCTGCGCAGCTCGGACGAACTGGTGGAGCTCGGCTTCGATGAGATGACCGAGACCGCGATCACCCTGGTGGAATGGCCCGAGCGCCTCGGTCCGCGCGACGGGCCGATCCTGTCCGTGGACCTGTCGCTCAGGCCGGAATTCGGCGAGGGTGCACGCTTCGCCCGCATCGATGCCCACGGCGAGATGCGGGCCCGCATGCAGCGCGCCCGGGCCCTGCGGGCCCTGCTCGATCGCAGCGGCTGGGACGAGGCGGAACGCAGTCTCATGCAGGGCGACGCCTCGTCGCGCGCCTACGAGCGGCTGGTGAAACCGGACGGGAGCAAGGCCGTTCTGATGATCTCCCCGGCCCGGGCCGACGGTCCGCCGGTGCGCAACGGCAAGCCCTATAGCGCCATCGTCAAACTCGCCGAGAGCGTCCATGCCTTCGTCGGAGTCGACCGCGGCCTTCGCGCCCTCGGTTTCTCGGCACCCCGCATCTATGGCGAGGATCTCGACGAGGGCCTGCTCATCATCGAGGACCTCGGCTCGGAGCCGGTGGTGGATGCCAACGGTCCACGTCCCGAGCGCTATGCCGAGGCGGTCCGTCTCCTCGCCAAGCTGCACGCGACCGAGCTTCCCGGCGTGCTGCCGGTCGCCGACGGCATCGATCACGTCCTGCCGCCCTACGATCTCGAAGCCCTGCTGTTCGAGACCGAACTCCTGCCCGACTGGTACTGCCCCTCGGTGCGCGGGGCTTCGCTGCCCGCGGCCGCGCGCTCCGAATTCGTGGCGCTCTGGGCCGAGGTGCTGCGCGGCGTCGAGCCGGAGCGGCCGACCTGGACCTTGCGCGACTACCATTCGCCGAACCTGATCTGGTTGCCCGACCGGGAGGGGCTCGAGCGCATCGGCGTCATCGATTTCCAGGATGCGGTGCTCGGCCATCCGGCCTACGACGTCGCCTCGCTGCTGCAGGATGCGCGGGTCGATGCCTCGGCCGATTTCGAGCTGCGCCTGCTCGGCCTCTACGTGCGCGAACGGCGCAACCGCGAGCTGGATTTCGACATGCAGAGCTTCGCGCGGGCCTATGCCGTGATGGCGGCCCAGCGTGCCACCAAGATCCTAGGTATCTTCGCCCGCCTCGACAAGCGCGACGGCAAGCCGGGCTATCTCGCACATCTGCCGCGGATCGAGGGCTACCTCGCCCGCAACCTCGCCCATCCCGCGCTCACCCGCATCCGCTTGTGGCACGAGGAGCACCTTCCGCATCTCGTGGCGAAGATGGCGACGGACGAAGGCGAGGCGTAG
- a CDS encoding nucleotidyltransferase family protein, translated as MSDRPDPAITQAFVLAAGLGKRMRPITATVPKPLVEVAGRALLDHALDRAAEAGIANAVVNVHYLADLLEGHLGRRRTAPAIRISDERDALLETGGGVKKALPLLGADPFVVLNSDSFWLEGPKPNLGRLIETWEPERMDILLLVAPTATSLGYEGKGDFVMNAGGALQRRGEREVAPFIYAGVAILKPDLFADTPEGSFSLNLLFDRAIERERLFGLRLDGQWLHVGTPEAIEAAEKRVKASAQVQ; from the coding sequence ATGTCCGACAGACCCGACCCCGCCATCACCCAGGCCTTCGTCCTCGCCGCCGGCCTCGGCAAACGCATGCGTCCGATCACGGCGACCGTGCCCAAACCCCTGGTGGAGGTGGCGGGACGCGCTCTCCTCGACCATGCCCTGGACAGGGCGGCGGAGGCCGGCATCGCGAATGCGGTCGTCAACGTCCACTACCTCGCCGACCTGCTCGAAGGGCATCTCGGCCGCCGCCGCACTGCTCCCGCGATCCGCATCTCCGACGAGCGCGATGCCCTGCTCGAGACCGGAGGCGGGGTGAAGAAGGCGCTGCCGCTGCTGGGCGCCGACCCCTTTGTCGTGCTCAACTCGGATTCGTTCTGGCTCGAAGGGCCGAAGCCCAATCTCGGCCGCCTGATCGAGACCTGGGAGCCGGAGCGGATGGACATCCTGCTCCTCGTCGCGCCCACCGCCACGAGCCTCGGCTACGAGGGCAAGGGCGATTTCGTGATGAATGCCGGCGGCGCCCTTCAGCGCCGGGGCGAGCGCGAGGTCGCGCCCTTCATCTATGCCGGCGTCGCCATCCTCAAGCCGGACCTGTTCGCCGATACGCCGGAAGGATCGTTCTCCCTCAACCTTCTGTTCGATCGTGCCATCGAGCGGGAGCGCCTGTTCGGCCTGCGCCTCGATGGTCAATGGCTCCATGTCGGCACCCCGGAAGCGATCGAGGCCGCCGAGAAGCGGGTGAAGGCGAGCGCACAGGTGCAGTGA
- the addB gene encoding double-strand break repair protein AddB, translating to MTDSHVFTIPTGAPFLPTLAEALISGRLVGDVAGDPFALASVTLYLPTRRATRALSALLAERVGSALLPRLIPLGEADEAELDVAANPLLESGPDQLAPAMPPLERRLILARLVQAWAETVDRKLLPMGDDVPFLVPSSPADAVYLASDLEKLMDALTVEGVAWTEIASAVEAEYSHYFGLTLDFVRIAAENWPKILHDRALSDPVARSRTLILAEAARLRRDKPADPIIIAGSTGSVPATAKLIAAVASLPRGAVVLPGLDLDLDDEGWSAIETGEGAEREIAHGHPQAILHRLLGAGCLDLDRAAITTLGQPTDRGRARAALLSQALRPAETTDSWSELTADARRETAETGMEGVAVVEAADEREEALAAAIALRETLEKPGATAALVTPDRNLAIRVAAELARWGIVAEDSAGEALSVSPAGRLARMAAEMAADLQPHRVISLLAHPLVRLSMKRDEVRRGAAALEIGALRGPAPAPGFEGLRRVLADRRVATGRIPRAQRRLTDTDWDLAARIVDRLELAFDGFLRSEEEGSADLVALGRSHAAVFERLIAPAESDVPAEDNSLCVLDTLFDDLSTSEPGLLSGRPLDYPAFFTALARERVVACGGERPHPRLRILGLLEARLLDADRIVLGGLDEGVWPMKTVTDAFLNRPMRERIGLNPPERRIGQTAHDFVQALGCRDAVITRSAKREGAPTVPSRFLQRLQAFAGEACWDRAREGGRRFLSYVAALDRGTEPAPPRLTQPKPKPDPALFPRTLSVTEVETLVRDPYIIFARHVLGLDPLEPVAGRPGASERGTLIHAVLGDFAQSYPDILPDDAATRLRALAEEEFAEIARDFPELYAEWWPRYERLAAEFLDWETERRPALSRVRAEMSGRWVLPMGKESFTLRGRADRIELRRDGTACIVDYKTGQPPSNKEVFAGFSPQLTLEAAMLKAGAFEGVARTQETPDLLYVHATGGRKPFEPLSVKPPRGDPRTLDAIVEEHERRFRGLVARFMAGEAAYVSRPYPKYAKSYGDYDHLARVLEWSLAGEGEG from the coding sequence ATGACAGATTCTCACGTCTTCACGATCCCAACCGGCGCGCCGTTCCTGCCGACGCTCGCCGAGGCGCTGATCTCCGGTCGACTCGTGGGGGATGTCGCCGGCGATCCTTTCGCGCTCGCCAGCGTCACCCTCTACCTGCCGACGCGGCGCGCGACGCGGGCCTTGTCCGCGCTCCTGGCCGAGAGGGTCGGCAGCGCGCTCCTGCCGCGCCTGATCCCGCTGGGTGAGGCCGACGAGGCCGAACTCGACGTCGCCGCCAACCCCTTGCTGGAAAGCGGTCCCGACCAGCTCGCCCCGGCGATGCCGCCGCTGGAGCGCCGGCTGATCCTGGCCCGCCTCGTCCAGGCCTGGGCCGAGACCGTCGACCGCAAGCTGCTCCCCATGGGCGACGACGTGCCCTTCCTCGTCCCGTCCTCGCCGGCCGATGCGGTCTATCTCGCCTCGGATCTCGAAAAGCTGATGGATGCCCTCACGGTGGAGGGGGTGGCCTGGACCGAGATCGCCAGCGCGGTGGAGGCCGAGTATTCGCATTATTTCGGCCTGACCCTCGATTTCGTGCGCATCGCCGCCGAGAACTGGCCGAAGATCCTGCACGACCGCGCCTTGAGCGATCCGGTGGCGCGCTCGCGCACCCTGATCCTTGCGGAGGCGGCGCGGCTGCGTCGCGACAAGCCGGCGGACCCGATCATCATCGCCGGCTCCACCGGATCGGTCCCGGCCACCGCGAAGCTCATCGCCGCCGTCGCGTCGCTGCCGAGGGGGGCCGTGGTGCTGCCGGGCCTCGATCTCGACCTCGACGATGAGGGCTGGAGCGCCATCGAGACGGGGGAGGGGGCGGAGCGCGAGATCGCCCACGGCCATCCCCAAGCCATCCTGCATCGGCTTCTCGGCGCCGGCTGCCTCGATCTCGATCGCGCCGCGATCACCACTCTCGGGCAGCCGACGGATCGCGGCCGGGCGCGGGCCGCTTTGCTGTCGCAGGCCCTGCGCCCCGCCGAGACGACCGATTCCTGGTCCGAACTCACGGCCGATGCGCGCCGCGAGACCGCCGAGACGGGGATGGAGGGGGTCGCGGTCGTCGAGGCGGCCGACGAGCGCGAGGAGGCGCTCGCTGCCGCCATCGCCCTGCGCGAGACGCTGGAGAAGCCCGGCGCCACGGCCGCCCTCGTCACCCCCGACCGCAACCTCGCCATACGGGTCGCGGCCGAACTCGCGCGCTGGGGTATCGTGGCGGAAGATTCCGCCGGTGAGGCACTCTCCGTCAGTCCGGCCGGGCGCCTCGCGCGGATGGCGGCCGAAATGGCGGCCGACCTGCAGCCGCACCGGGTGATCTCCCTTCTGGCGCATCCTCTGGTCCGCCTGTCCATGAAGCGCGATGAGGTCAGGCGCGGGGCGGCGGCCCTCGAGATCGGCGCCCTGCGCGGGCCTGCGCCGGCTCCCGGCTTCGAGGGCCTGCGCAGGGTGCTTGCCGATCGCCGGGTCGCGACGGGACGAATTCCACGGGCACAGCGTCGCCTCACCGATACGGATTGGGATCTCGCCGCCCGGATCGTCGATCGCCTGGAACTGGCTTTCGATGGGTTCCTCCGGTCCGAGGAGGAGGGGAGCGCCGACCTCGTGGCCCTGGGGCGCAGCCATGCCGCCGTCTTCGAGCGGCTGATCGCACCGGCCGAGAGCGATGTGCCGGCGGAGGACAATTCGCTCTGCGTCCTCGACACCCTGTTCGACGATCTCTCGACCTCGGAGCCGGGCCTGCTGTCGGGAAGGCCCCTCGACTACCCGGCCTTCTTCACCGCGCTGGCGCGAGAGCGAGTGGTGGCCTGCGGCGGCGAACGCCCTCACCCTCGCCTGCGAATCCTGGGTCTGCTCGAAGCGCGCCTCCTCGATGCCGACCGCATCGTCCTCGGCGGCCTCGACGAGGGCGTCTGGCCGATGAAGACGGTCACCGACGCCTTCCTCAACCGTCCCATGCGCGAGCGCATCGGCCTCAATCCGCCGGAACGACGGATCGGCCAGACCGCGCATGATTTCGTGCAGGCGCTCGGGTGCCGCGACGCCGTCATCACCCGCTCGGCCAAGCGCGAGGGTGCGCCGACCGTGCCCTCGCGCTTTCTCCAGCGCCTGCAGGCCTTTGCCGGCGAGGCCTGCTGGGACAGGGCCCGCGAGGGCGGCCGGCGCTTTCTGAGCTACGTCGCCGCCCTCGACCGGGGGACGGAGCCCGCGCCGCCGCGCCTGACCCAGCCGAAGCCCAAGCCCGATCCGGCCCTGTTCCCGAGGACATTGAGCGTCACCGAGGTCGAGACCCTGGTGCGCGACCCCTACATCATCTTCGCTCGCCACGTTCTCGGGCTCGATCCCCTGGAACCCGTGGCCGGGCGCCCCGGCGCCAGCGAGCGCGGCACGCTGATTCACGCGGTCCTCGGCGATTTCGCGCAGAGCTATCCCGACATCTTGCCCGACGACGCGGCGACGCGTCTGCGCGCGCTCGCGGAGGAGGAGTTCGCCGAGATCGCGCGAGACTTTCCCGAGCTCTACGCCGAGTGGTGGCCGCGCTACGAGCGCCTCGCCGCCGAGTTCCTGGACTGGGAGACCGAGCGCCGTCCCGCCCTCTCGCGGGTTCGGGCCGAAATGTCCGGACGCTGGGTCCTGCCCATGGGCAAGGAGAGCTTCACGCTACGCGGACGCGCCGACCGCATCGAGCTGCGCCGCGACGGAACCGCCTGCATCGTCGATTACAAGACCGGCCAGCCGCCGAGCAACAAGGAGGTCTTCGCCGGATTCTCGCCTCAGCTCACTCTGGAGGCAGCGATGCTGAAGGCCGGCGCCTTCGAGGGCGTGGCGCGAACCCAGGAGACGCCGGACCTGCTCTACGTTCACGCCACAGGCGGCCGGAAACCGTTCGAACCGCTCTCCGTCAAGCCGCCCCGCGGCGACCCGCGGACCCTGGATGCCATCGTCGAGGAGCATGAACGACGCTTCCGCGGCCTCGTCGCCCGTTTCATGGCGGGGGAGGCGGCCTACGTCTCACGGCCCTATCCGAAATACGCCAAATCCTACGGCGATTACGACCACCTCGCCCGAGTGCTCGAATGGTCGTTGGCTGGTGAGGGCGAGGGATAG
- the dmeF gene encoding CDF family Co(II)/Ni(II) efflux transporter DmeF, giving the protein MHSHSVETWQHRHDFLGRSHARNERRTVLVVGLTLAMMVAEIVGGAVFGSMALTADGWHMSTHAAALGIAALAYRFARLHADDPRFAFGTAKLGDLAAFASAIILAMIALAIGYESLTRLASPQTIAFGEALPIAVLGLFVNLASAWLLHGDGHDHGHAHGHGHARDDADHHEHLHDRHDEHGHAGDGDSNLRAAYVHVLADALTSVLAIVALLAGRYLGIAWLDPAMGLVGTVVIVAWSWTLIRSAGATLLDAVPDRGLAKAVRGRLETNGDTITDLHLWRLGPGHTGLIVSLVSDDPQAPAAYKAKLAGLEGLSHVTVEANPCPGHGHGQEAV; this is encoded by the coding sequence ATGCACAGCCACAGTGTCGAGACCTGGCAGCACCGCCATGATTTCCTCGGGCGCTCGCATGCGCGGAACGAGCGCCGGACCGTCCTCGTCGTCGGCCTCACACTGGCGATGATGGTGGCCGAGATCGTCGGCGGCGCCGTCTTCGGCTCGATGGCCCTCACCGCCGATGGCTGGCACATGTCGACCCATGCGGCGGCGCTCGGCATCGCGGCCCTGGCCTACCGCTTCGCCCGCCTCCATGCCGACGACCCGCGTTTCGCCTTTGGCACGGCCAAGCTCGGCGATCTCGCCGCCTTCGCCAGTGCCATCATCCTCGCCATGATCGCGCTCGCCATCGGCTACGAGAGCCTTACGCGCCTCGCCAGCCCGCAAACCATCGCCTTCGGCGAGGCCCTTCCCATCGCCGTGCTCGGCCTGTTCGTGAACCTCGCCAGCGCCTGGCTGCTCCACGGCGACGGACACGACCATGGACACGCTCACGGCCACGGGCACGCTCGCGACGATGCGGACCATCATGAGCACCTCCACGATCGCCACGACGAGCATGGGCATGCCGGCGACGGGGACAGCAACCTGCGCGCGGCCTATGTCCATGTGCTGGCGGATGCGCTGACCTCGGTCCTGGCCATCGTCGCCCTGCTGGCGGGCCGCTACCTCGGAATCGCCTGGCTCGACCCCGCCATGGGGCTGGTGGGCACGGTGGTCATCGTCGCCTGGTCCTGGACGCTGATCCGCTCGGCCGGCGCGACGCTTCTCGATGCCGTGCCCGACCGGGGCCTCGCCAAGGCCGTGCGCGGACGCCTGGAGACGAATGGCGACACCATCACCGATCTCCACCTCTGGCGTCTCGGCCCCGGCCATACCGGCTTGATCGTCTCTCTCGTATCGGACGATCCGCAGGCGCCGGCAGCCTACAAGGCGAAGCTCGCCGGTCTCGAAGGGCTGTCCCACGTGACGGTCGAGGCGAATCCGTGCCCCGGCCATGGGCATGGCCAGGAGGCGGTTTGA
- a CDS encoding M10 family metallopeptidase C-terminal domain-containing protein, with protein MVAFNAYTDLDSRTLDIFDRFDEAVAVTRRTFDGYSVRFSDGDSASINGFEFFYPGTMYPSFGTAMSISRHTGGEWAFSISLDLDQTDMGPYFSEDPLLVNTEIFVGDDLINGSIFKDYINGWSGADRLVGGAGSDTYVVDNRRDSVIELKDQGTDLVKSYVSFSLAGQFIEKLTLIGRDAVDASGNSLANLIKGNSAANTIKGNGGDDVLVGGLGRDILTGGEGADRFVYKSVDDSVVGLERRDQITDFTSGHDLIDLSPIQAANGAIQDEAFGFIGSRPFTHHAGELRTVLVGGSTVVEGDVTGDGKADFQIVLRDVIAELHASDFVL; from the coding sequence ATGGTCGCCTTCAATGCGTACACCGATCTAGACAGCAGGACGCTCGATATCTTCGACCGTTTCGACGAGGCCGTCGCCGTCACACGTCGCACGTTCGATGGCTACTCCGTCCGGTTCAGTGATGGCGATTCGGCATCCATCAATGGATTCGAGTTTTTCTATCCCGGAACCATGTATCCGTCATTCGGAACTGCCATGTCCATCTCCCGCCATACGGGCGGTGAATGGGCCTTCAGCATTTCACTGGATCTCGATCAGACGGATATGGGCCCCTATTTCTCGGAAGATCCGTTGCTTGTGAACACGGAGATCTTTGTCGGCGACGATCTGATCAACGGCTCGATTTTCAAGGACTACATCAACGGCTGGTCGGGTGCCGACAGGCTCGTCGGTGGCGCCGGGAGCGATACGTACGTCGTCGACAATCGGCGCGACAGCGTCATCGAGTTGAAGGATCAGGGAACCGATCTGGTCAAATCCTACGTCTCGTTTTCCCTCGCGGGCCAGTTCATCGAGAAGCTGACCTTGATCGGACGCGATGCGGTCGACGCCAGCGGCAACTCACTCGCCAATCTGATCAAGGGGAATTCGGCCGCCAATACGATCAAGGGCAATGGCGGCGACGATGTCCTCGTCGGCGGACTGGGCCGGGATATCCTCACCGGCGGCGAAGGAGCCGACCGTTTCGTCTACAAGAGCGTCGACGACAGCGTCGTCGGTCTCGAGCGCCGCGATCAGATCACCGATTTCACGTCCGGTCACGACCTGATCGATCTGTCTCCGATCCAGGCGGCGAACGGTGCGATCCAGGACGAGGCTTTCGGCTTCATCGGATCGCGCCCTTTCACGCACCATGCGGGCGAACTCCGCACCGTTCTGGTGGGGGGTTCGACCGTCGTGGAAGGCGATGTGACCGGAGACGGCAAAGCGGATTTTCAGATCGTGCTGCGAGACGTCATAGCGGAATTGCACGCCTCCGACTTCGTTCTCTGA